Within Colletotrichum destructivum chromosome 11, complete sequence, the genomic segment TCTTCCGTAGCAGGTCTAGTACTGCCAACACCGTTGGACTAGACGAGTTGCCGCGCGTCCTGTAAATCTCTCGCGTTGCCCGGAGCTGCTCGCTTGTCAGATCCATCGTCTCCTGCGCTCCATTGATAATAGCCTCTCCGCCCGGATGCAGAGCCCAGTCGAAATCGGCCACATCGAGACTCTCCAGACCGACCTTGTCCCGAAACTGCGGCAACAGGTCCCTGAACATGGGCTCgatggccgtcttggtgAAAGAGGGCACATCACGGGTCAGCACGGTACGGAAACCGGTGGCTTCCGAGTAGAAGCCCATGTGCTGCGTCGTGTCTGGGATGGTAGCAGTCTCCCACTCAAGCAGCTGGAACAGCGGCTCAGCTCCATCACTCCTCATGTCATCCATCTCGTcctgcggcgccggcagccgCCGCAGTCCGTCATCGTTGCAAAGCACAAAGGCCGCAGCGCCGTCGGCGAATAGCACACCGGCGATGCTGACCTCGTCCGGGTCCACACACGCCTCAGCCCCAGCCAGGTCGTGTCGCACATTGGATGTGCACAGCTCGCATGCAAAGCACAGCACGCGCGCCGGCCTGCCGCGGGACGCTGCTCCGCTGGCAATCTGAGCCGCGGCGCGCATAATGGCCAGCCCGCCAGCACAGCCAACGCCGTGCAGCAGCGTGCGGTCCACGGTGTGCGGCAGCCCAAGCCGACGCGCTACCAGCAGGTCGTAGCCCGGGTTGCCTTGGTTGGTGCAGGTCACGGCGACAGTGTGCGTGATCTCGGAGGGCCGGCCGCCCCATTCTTTCATGGCCTTGCGGCATGCTTgagcggcgaggtcgacTCCGGCCTGACGATAGAATCTGTCCAGGTCGCTGATGGAGGGTGGCTCTGGGCGGCTGGCGAAACCTGAGCGGTAATCCACAATGCAGGCGCGCGTCTCGATGCCGCTCGTTTTGTTGATCTGCAGAAGCTTTTTCAGGCTGTGGCCCGGAAGCGCGACATGTCAGCAAAGGATATTCTTTCCGGTTCCTTTGGGGTGCTCAATTGACCATCATATACCAGTGTGCTCCATGCAAGATACGAGACAGATATGAGAAAGACGCAAGTGGCGGATCGGGGACGGAACGCTTACCCTGGCTTCTCTATGTCGTAGAACTTCTTCGCTAACTCGTCTAACTTTTCCGGTCCCAGGAGATATGGGGGATACTGCGAAGCCAACCCAGTGATCCAAagccgcggcggcatcggcggcgtgaCATGAGCGCCCTTCATTTCAGCGATCCGGGTTCTTTTGCTGGGACACCGTGATCTAAATGCGACGAAATGGATATAGACCCTGGATTTGGTGGTTAAGGATCCCACAGGGGAATCACTTCCTTCTTTCAAGGAAATATAACCTATAGATTTGAATGGTGTTGGCGTTGTGGAGAGCCCATCTTCTTTGAGCAATTTTCTCAGCGCAGGCGTCATCGACTGACTTTTGACACCAGTAATCCTCGTCAACTAAATCATGACCACCCACCCTGGCAGATTGTTACCCTAAGATTATTTCGGGTGGCTGAGACGATCTTGATAAGCCCCGCACTTGCAGAAGCCTATAGATTTGGGCGCGTATTGGGGATCCGAGGTTGGGTGAATCCGCCGTCAGCATCCTGTAGCGGCCTAGTCTCGACGCTGATAGATACGTCCAGGACCCCGAAGGATCAATAAATTTACCAATAATATGGCTTAGCGTGGTATCTGATTTAGACTTGTCAGGGCTTTGGAATTACGTTGCCCTCACTCTTGAACACAGACAAAAGGGAGATTCTGGTGTCGCGGGTGACATCACGAGGCAATGTCAATGTCAGCGGTAGACTACAGAATGAGTTAGACTGCAAGAATTCCCCTGTCTCATTCCCCAGTTTTGTTTTCTCTGTCTTTTATCTCTCACGTTACTTAAATAAGCTATGTAGATCCAGCTGAGGCACGACACAGCACAACGGCTGGTCAGATTGTTGACCTCGACACACCTCCAGCTTCCAAACACACCCCATATACAGGAAACCATGAGCGATGCTGAGGTTGAAAACCAACCTGCAACTAAGGAAGGCCATGACGGCTTCCACGGGCATCCAGGACCTGGAAGAGGCCAGGAACGTCGAGTCGACACGGTGAATGAATCCCCCAAAGCCACTGAATTCAACGCGAACCGTCATTCCGCATCCGAAAGCACGGCAAATGGAGCCCCGATGAACGGCGCTTCTCATAGAGCCACATCCAACGCACAATGTGACATTTCCAACCGGGTCggctccccctccccccacagCAGCACGACAGGGTCCCGGCCGACGGTCGAGCCGATCGCCATCTGCGGCATGGCCATGCGACTCCCAGGCGGCATCACTGACGCTGCGGGCTTCTGGGACATGCTATACAATGGACGAAGCGGTCGGTGCAAGGTTCCCGAGGACCGTTACAATGCCGAGACGTGGTACGGGCCCGGCAAGATTGGACATACGGCCAGCAAGTTCGGCTACTTCCTCGATAACGTCGACCTGGCCAACATGGACTCTTCCTTTTGGACCATGACAAAAAAGGAAATTG encodes:
- a CDS encoding Putative chalcone/stilbene synthase, polyketide synthase, type III, thiolase, with protein sequence MKGAHVTPPMPPRLWITGLASQYPPYLLGPEKLDELAKKFYDIEKPGLKKLLQINKTSGIETRACIVDYRSGFASRPEPPSISDLDRFYRQAGVDLAAQACRKAMKEWGGRPSEITHTVAVTCTNQGNPGYDLLVARRLGLPHTVDRTLLHGVGCAGGLAIMRAAAQIASGAASRGRPARVLCFACELCTSNVRHDLAGAEACVDPDEVSIAGVLFADGAAAFVLCNDDGLRRLPAPQDEMDDMRSDGAEPLFQLLEWETATIPDTTQHMGFYSEATGFRTVLTRDVPSFTKTAIEPMFRDLLPQFRDKVGLESLDVADFDWALHPGGEAIINGAQETMDLTSEQLRATREIYRTRGNSSSPTVLAVLDLLRKMGRGKDYVVATSFGPGMTIEMSLLRRCRPSDIF